A stretch of the Rodentibacter haemolyticus genome encodes the following:
- the asnS gene encoding asparagine--tRNA ligase, translated as MFKIASIADVLQEKIAIGETVTVRGWVRTRRDSKAGLSFLAVYDGSCFDPIQAIINNDIENYESEVLRLTTGCSVIVTGKIVESPAEGQAVELQAEKVEVTGFVEDPDTYPMAAKRHSIEYLREVAHLRPRTNIIGAVARVRHCLAQAIHRFFHEQGFYWVATPLITASDTEGAGEMFRVSTLDLENLPRDEKGAVDFTQDFFGKESFLTVSGQLNGETYACALSKIYTFGPTFRAENSNTTRHLAEFWMVEPEVAFATLADNAKLAEDMLKYVFRAVLAERKDDLKFFEKHVDKEVITRLENFVNSDFAQIDYTDAIDVLLKSGKKFEFPVSWGIDLSSEHERYLAEEYFKSPVVVKNYPKDIKAFYMRLNDDGKTVAAMDVLAPGIGEIIGGSQREERLEVLDKRMEEMGLNPEDYWWYRDLRKYGTVPHSGFGLGFERLIVYVTGVQNIRDVIPFPRAPRNANF; from the coding sequence ATGTTTAAAATTGCATCTATTGCTGATGTACTACAAGAAAAAATCGCCATTGGCGAAACCGTTACTGTTCGCGGTTGGGTACGTACCCGCCGAGATTCTAAAGCGGGTTTATCATTTTTAGCCGTGTATGACGGCTCTTGCTTTGATCCGATTCAAGCAATTATCAATAACGATATAGAAAATTACGAAAGCGAAGTATTACGTCTAACAACAGGTTGCTCTGTTATTGTAACCGGGAAAATCGTTGAATCACCTGCGGAAGGTCAAGCTGTTGAATTACAAGCTGAAAAAGTGGAAGTGACAGGGTTTGTAGAAGATCCGGATACCTACCCAATGGCGGCTAAACGCCATTCTATCGAATACTTACGCGAGGTGGCACACCTACGTCCGCGCACAAATATTATCGGTGCGGTAGCACGTGTTCGCCACTGTTTAGCACAAGCTATTCATCGTTTCTTTCACGAACAAGGTTTCTACTGGGTTGCAACACCGCTTATCACGGCATCCGATACGGAAGGTGCCGGTGAAATGTTCAGAGTATCCACTTTAGATCTTGAAAATCTTCCACGAGATGAAAAAGGTGCGGTCGATTTCACTCAAGATTTCTTCGGCAAAGAATCATTCTTAACCGTATCAGGCCAGTTAAACGGTGAAACCTATGCCTGCGCGCTAAGTAAAATTTATACTTTCGGTCCAACCTTCCGTGCTGAAAATTCTAATACTACCCGCCACTTGGCTGAATTTTGGATGGTAGAACCTGAAGTTGCGTTTGCAACCTTAGCTGACAATGCCAAATTAGCGGAAGATATGTTGAAATATGTATTCCGTGCGGTATTGGCTGAACGTAAAGACGACTTAAAATTCTTTGAAAAACATGTAGACAAAGAAGTTATTACACGTTTAGAAAACTTTGTAAATTCTGACTTTGCTCAAATTGATTACACGGATGCCATTGATGTGTTGCTAAAATCAGGCAAGAAATTTGAATTTCCGGTATCTTGGGGAATTGATCTCTCTTCCGAACACGAACGTTATCTGGCAGAAGAATACTTTAAATCACCGGTTGTCGTGAAAAACTACCCGAAAGACATCAAAGCATTCTATATGCGTTTAAATGATGACGGTAAAACAGTTGCGGCAATGGATGTCTTAGCCCCGGGAATCGGTGAAATCATCGGTGGCTCACAGCGTGAAGAACGCTTAGAAGTATTAGATAAACGTATGGAAGAAATGGGCTTGAATCCGGAAGATTACTGGTGGTATCGCGATCTTCGCAAATATGGTACGGTACCGCACTCCGGTTTTGGACTTGGTTTTGAACGTTTGATTGTATATGTAACCGGAGTACAAAACATCCGTGATGTCATTCCATTCCCTCGTGCACCAAGAAATGCGAATTTCTAA
- the sohB gene encoding protease SohB, translating into MWSDILTGYGIFILEVLTLLLIIAAVAAFIISARQHKAGVQGELVVTDLSEHFEETVKHLRDFHLSEEELKQQAKVEKKAEKQKAKTLKAKLKKGEKIDESKPCVYVLDFKGDISASQTTALREEISAIINVAKSDDEVLLRLESPGGVVHGYGLAASQLARIRKKGIKLTVAVDKVAASGGYMMACVADKIISAPFAIIGSIGVVAQIPNIHRLLKKHDVDVDVMTAGEFKRTVTVLGENTEKGKQKFQQELEETHLLFKQFVGQNRPHLDIDKIATGEHWFGSQALDLGLVDGISTSDDLLLEAMKEKKSVISVSYKVKKPLLQKLGHQAEESVAALLQRYMNKNSQDFIR; encoded by the coding sequence ATGTGGTCAGATATTTTAACCGGATACGGTATTTTTATTTTAGAGGTTTTAACCCTATTACTTATCATTGCTGCCGTTGCCGCTTTTATTATTTCTGCACGCCAGCATAAAGCGGGTGTGCAGGGGGAACTTGTTGTTACGGATTTATCCGAGCATTTTGAAGAAACGGTGAAACATTTGCGTGATTTCCATTTATCTGAAGAAGAATTAAAACAACAAGCAAAAGTTGAGAAAAAAGCGGAAAAGCAAAAAGCGAAAACCTTGAAAGCAAAGCTAAAAAAAGGTGAAAAGATTGATGAGTCTAAGCCTTGCGTTTATGTTTTAGATTTTAAAGGCGATATTTCCGCTTCGCAAACGACCGCACTTCGTGAAGAAATTTCAGCGATTATTAATGTTGCAAAATCGGATGATGAAGTTTTGCTACGTTTAGAAAGCCCGGGCGGGGTAGTTCATGGTTATGGCTTGGCGGCTTCACAATTGGCACGTATTAGGAAAAAAGGAATTAAACTTACGGTTGCGGTTGATAAAGTCGCGGCGAGCGGGGGATATATGATGGCTTGTGTTGCGGATAAAATTATTTCCGCCCCTTTTGCGATTATCGGCTCTATCGGTGTTGTTGCTCAAATCCCAAATATTCATCGCTTACTGAAAAAACATGACGTTGATGTGGATGTCATGACTGCCGGAGAATTTAAACGTACGGTGACGGTATTAGGTGAAAATACGGAGAAGGGAAAACAAAAATTTCAGCAAGAACTTGAGGAAACTCATCTACTATTTAAACAATTTGTGGGTCAGAATCGACCGCACTTGGATATCGATAAGATCGCAACCGGTGAACATTGGTTTGGTTCACAGGCTCTTGATTTAGGGCTTGTTGATGGTATTTCGACCAGTGATGATCTTTTACTTGAAGCAATGAAAGAGAAGAAATCTGTCATTAGTGTCAGTTATAAAGTAAAGAAACCGTTACTACAAAAATTAGGTCATCAAGCGGAAGAAAGCGTAGCGGCGCTTTTACAAAGATATATGAATAAAAACTCACAGGATTTTATTCGCTAA
- a CDS encoding OmpA family protein, which produces MKLSRILFSAVAVATVAACGNLSKITAEGMPEYKDVDGVQVPQLVWPKIDSSGFNHDGSQFGSWPNWDNVRMIERGMNKDQLYNLIGRPHFSEGLYGVEEWDYAFNYRENGVHKICQYKILFDKNHNAQSFFWYPNGCNGNASFTLSGDFLFDFDKDVLTPRGKEVVDNVAAQLKTTGAKDVKVAGYTDRLGSDAYNLNLSQRRANRVKARLIEEGVTAQITAIGYGKYPQVKACEGFRHASQEEKDCLRPNRRVEVTSSGSVLKLQEGGEINGGTQGPTPLYQK; this is translated from the coding sequence ATGAAATTATCTCGTATTTTATTTTCCGCTGTTGCTGTTGCGACAGTGGCAGCTTGCGGTAATTTAAGCAAAATTACCGCAGAAGGTATGCCTGAATATAAAGATGTCGATGGTGTCCAAGTTCCGCAACTGGTGTGGCCGAAAATCGACAGTTCGGGTTTCAATCACGATGGTAGCCAATTCGGTTCTTGGCCGAACTGGGATAACGTGCGTATGATTGAACGCGGTATGAATAAGGATCAATTATATAACTTAATCGGTCGCCCGCATTTTTCTGAAGGTTTATATGGCGTAGAAGAATGGGATTACGCGTTCAATTATCGCGAAAACGGTGTACATAAAATCTGCCAATACAAAATTTTATTTGATAAAAATCACAATGCGCAAAGTTTCTTCTGGTATCCGAACGGATGTAACGGCAATGCTTCATTCACATTAAGCGGTGATTTCTTATTTGATTTCGATAAAGATGTTTTAACGCCACGTGGTAAAGAAGTTGTTGATAACGTTGCGGCGCAATTAAAAACAACCGGAGCTAAAGATGTTAAAGTTGCAGGTTATACCGACCGTTTAGGTTCTGATGCTTATAATTTGAATCTTTCTCAACGCCGTGCAAATCGTGTTAAAGCACGTTTAATTGAAGAGGGTGTAACGGCTCAAATTACAGCTATCGGTTACGGTAAATATCCTCAGGTTAAAGCATGTGAGGGTTTCCGCCACGCAAGCCAAGAAGAAAAAGATTGTTTACGTCCTAATCGTCGTGTAGAAGTTACTTCTTCAGGTTCTGTACTCAAATTGCAGGAAGGTGGAGAGATTAACGGCGGAACTCAAGGCCCAACACCTCTTTATCAAAAATAG
- the pheS gene encoding phenylalanine--tRNA ligase subunit alpha, protein MQHLKELVEKAKSAIDSIEDKSLAALDEIRVEYFGKKGHFTQLMQELRNVAAEERPAIGAKINEAKQAAIEFLNAKKAEWENAELNAKLEKERVDVTLPGRRTEKGGLHPVTITINRVTQFFSELGFSVENGPEIESDYYNFDALNIPKHHPARADHDTFWFNPELLLRTQTSGVQIRTMEKMQPPIRIMAPGRVYRNDYDQTHTPMFHQIELLYVDKKANFTELKGLLHDFLRAFFEEDLQVRFRPSYFPFTEPSAEVDVMGKNGKWLEVLGCGMVHPNVLRNVGIDPNEYSGFAVGMGVERLTMLRYNVTDLRSFFENDLRFLKQFK, encoded by the coding sequence ATGCAACATCTGAAAGAGCTTGTTGAGAAAGCAAAATCGGCGATTGATTCGATCGAAGATAAGAGTTTAGCTGCACTGGACGAAATTCGTGTCGAATATTTTGGGAAAAAGGGTCATTTTACTCAATTAATGCAAGAACTTCGTAATGTTGCGGCGGAAGAACGTCCGGCAATAGGAGCTAAAATTAATGAAGCGAAACAGGCTGCTATTGAATTTTTAAACGCCAAAAAAGCAGAGTGGGAAAATGCCGAGCTTAATGCGAAATTAGAAAAAGAGCGTGTGGATGTGACGTTACCGGGAAGAAGAACGGAAAAAGGTGGGCTACATCCGGTAACGATAACGATAAATCGGGTAACACAATTTTTTTCAGAACTTGGTTTTTCAGTAGAAAATGGGCCGGAAATAGAAAGCGATTACTACAATTTTGATGCGTTAAACATTCCAAAACATCACCCGGCACGTGCTGATCACGATACTTTTTGGTTTAACCCGGAATTATTGCTTCGTACACAAACTTCAGGCGTGCAAATTCGTACCATGGAAAAAATGCAACCACCAATTCGCATTATGGCACCGGGGCGTGTTTACCGTAATGACTACGATCAAACCCACACGCCGATGTTTCACCAAATTGAATTACTCTATGTAGATAAAAAAGCAAACTTTACAGAGTTAAAAGGATTGTTGCATGACTTCTTGCGCGCTTTCTTTGAAGAAGACTTGCAAGTACGTTTCCGCCCCTCCTATTTTCCATTTACAGAGCCTTCGGCCGAGGTGGATGTAATGGGGAAAAACGGCAAATGGCTTGAAGTGTTAGGTTGCGGAATGGTTCACCCAAATGTATTACGTAATGTAGGTATTGATCCGAATGAATATTCAGGCTTTGCTGTGGGAATGGGCGTTGAGCGTTTAACAATGTTGCGCTACAACGTCACAGATTTACGTTCATTCTTTGAAAATGATTTACGTTTTTTAAAGCAATTTAAATAA
- the pheT gene encoding phenylalanine--tRNA ligase subunit beta yields MKFSEQWAREWVNPAISTEQLCEQITMLGLEVDGVENVAGEFTGVVVGEVIECARHPDADKLRVTKVNVGGDKLLDIVCGASNCRQGLKVACAIEGAVLPGNFKIKKTKLRGQPSEGMLCSFSELGINVETDGIIELPLDAPIGVNLRDYLNLNDQAIEVSLTPNRADCLSIAGIAREIGVVNKLSVNRPHFEAVPATISDKVEIELKAPEACPRYLLRVIKNVNVKAQSPIWMQEKLRRCGIRSIDPIVDITNYILLELGQPMHAFDAAKVAQPVQVRLAKEGESLILLDGSTAKLQTNTLVIADQNGPLAMAGIFGGQASGVTAETKDVILESAFFAPLAISGRARQYGLHTDASHRFERGVDFELARNAMERATALLLEICGGEAGEISEAVNEEFLPKVKNVQLRREKLDALLGHHIETETVTDIFNRLGFNTQYENGVWTVTSASWRFDIEIEEDLIEEVARIYGYNSIPNNAPLAHLRMREHKEADLDLARIKAALVDSDYQEAITYSFVDPKVQSLLHPHQEALVLPNPISIEMSAMRVSLLSGLLGAVLYNQNRQQNRVRLFETGLRFIPDANAEFGVRQEFVLSAVISGSVKNESWNGKAEPVDFFDLKGDLESLLSLTGVGGNVRFVAKTFDALHPGQSAGIELDGKEIGFIGTIHPLISQKLGLNGKVVVFEILWKPIANRTVVQAREISKFPANRRDLALVVADEISAGDVLDACKKAGGEKLTQVNLFDVYKGIGVPSGAKSLAISLTIQDNEKTLEDDEINRVISAVLNEVKQRFNAELRD; encoded by the coding sequence ATGAAATTTAGTGAACAATGGGCAAGAGAATGGGTTAATCCGGCGATTTCTACGGAGCAATTATGTGAACAAATTACCATGCTTGGTTTAGAAGTTGATGGCGTAGAAAATGTAGCAGGAGAGTTTACCGGTGTCGTGGTTGGGGAAGTTATTGAATGTGCACGACATCCGGATGCAGATAAATTACGTGTTACTAAAGTGAATGTCGGTGGTGATAAATTACTGGATATCGTGTGTGGCGCGTCGAATTGTCGCCAAGGTCTAAAAGTCGCTTGCGCTATTGAAGGCGCAGTGTTACCAGGAAATTTCAAAATTAAGAAAACGAAATTACGCGGTCAACCTTCGGAAGGAATGCTTTGTTCTTTCTCCGAATTAGGCATTAATGTAGAGACAGACGGTATTATCGAATTACCGCTTGATGCGCCGATTGGTGTAAATTTACGTGATTATTTAAATTTAAATGATCAGGCTATCGAAGTCAGTTTAACTCCAAACCGTGCGGATTGTTTAAGTATTGCCGGTATTGCCCGTGAAATTGGTGTCGTAAATAAACTATCGGTAAATCGACCGCACTTTGAAGCGGTTCCTGCAACCATTTCGGATAAAGTTGAAATCGAGCTTAAAGCTCCTGAAGCTTGCCCGCGCTATTTATTACGCGTTATCAAAAATGTGAACGTAAAAGCGCAATCACCGATTTGGATGCAAGAAAAATTACGTCGCTGCGGTATTCGTTCTATTGATCCGATTGTCGATATAACAAACTATATTTTGCTTGAACTCGGGCAGCCTATGCATGCTTTTGATGCGGCAAAAGTCGCACAGCCGGTGCAAGTTCGTTTAGCGAAAGAAGGTGAGTCCCTTATTTTATTAGACGGTTCAACGGCAAAGTTACAAACAAATACATTAGTTATCGCAGATCAAAACGGACCGCTCGCAATGGCAGGGATCTTTGGAGGGCAAGCGAGCGGTGTTACCGCTGAAACGAAAGATGTTATTTTAGAATCGGCTTTCTTTGCACCGTTGGCGATTTCCGGTCGTGCAAGACAGTATGGTTTGCACACTGATGCTTCGCACCGTTTTGAACGAGGTGTTGATTTTGAATTAGCACGTAATGCAATGGAACGAGCAACAGCGTTATTGCTTGAAATTTGTGGTGGTGAAGCCGGTGAAATTAGTGAAGCGGTAAATGAAGAATTTTTACCGAAAGTAAAAAACGTTCAGCTTCGTCGTGAAAAATTAGATGCGTTACTCGGTCATCATATTGAAACCGAAACGGTAACCGACATTTTTAACCGTCTTGGTTTTAATACACAGTATGAAAATGGTGTTTGGACGGTAACTTCTGCAAGCTGGCGTTTTGATATTGAAATCGAAGAAGATCTCATTGAGGAAGTCGCTCGTATTTACGGCTACAACAGTATTCCAAACAATGCACCGCTGGCGCATTTGCGTATGCGTGAACATAAAGAAGCGGATTTAGATTTAGCCCGCATTAAAGCCGCACTTGTTGACTCGGATTATCAAGAGGCCATTACTTATAGCTTTGTTGATCCAAAAGTTCAATCTTTATTACATCCTCATCAAGAAGCACTCGTGTTGCCAAATCCGATTTCTATTGAAATGTCGGCAATGAGAGTGTCATTACTAAGCGGGCTACTTGGGGCAGTATTGTATAACCAAAACCGTCAACAAAACCGTGTGCGCTTATTTGAAACCGGTTTGCGTTTTATTCCGGATGCGAATGCAGAATTTGGTGTTCGCCAAGAATTTGTTCTCAGTGCGGTGATTAGTGGTTCAGTTAAAAATGAAAGCTGGAATGGTAAAGCGGAACCTGTAGATTTCTTTGATTTAAAAGGTGATCTAGAAAGTTTGCTTTCCTTAACCGGTGTTGGCGGCAACGTACGTTTTGTGGCAAAAACATTTGATGCCTTGCACCCGGGACAATCTGCCGGTATTGAATTAGATGGCAAAGAAATAGGCTTTATCGGTACGATTCACCCTTTAATCTCTCAAAAATTGGGATTAAATGGAAAAGTGGTGGTATTTGAAATTTTATGGAAACCTATTGCAAATCGTACTGTCGTACAAGCCAGGGAGATTTCAAAATTCCCTGCTAACCGTCGCGATTTAGCCTTGGTTGTTGCCGACGAAATTTCAGCAGGTGATGTCCTTGACGCTTGTAAGAAAGCCGGAGGAGAGAAACTCACCCAGGTGAATTTATTTGATGTATATAAAGGCATTGGCGTGCCAAGTGGTGCAAAAAGCCTTGCTATCAGTTTAACCATTCAAGACAATGAAAAAACCTTAGAAGATGATGAAATCAATAGGGTTATTTCAGCTGTTTTAAATGAAGTTAAACAACGTTTCAATGCTGAATTAAGAGACTAA
- a CDS encoding integration host factor subunit alpha has translation MTLTKMDITEFLIEEYRLQKLEAKRLVDDFFEEIRLSLESGDDVKLSGFGNFELRDKSSRPGRNPKTGESIPVSARRVVAFKPGQKLRARVEKAKVSQ, from the coding sequence ATGACACTGACCAAGATGGATATAACCGAATTTTTAATTGAAGAATATCGGTTACAGAAATTAGAAGCGAAGAGACTGGTGGATGATTTTTTTGAAGAAATTCGATTATCCCTGGAATCTGGCGACGATGTGAAATTATCAGGGTTTGGTAATTTTGAATTACGTGATAAATCTTCTCGTCCGGGTCGTAACCCTAAAACAGGGGAAAGCATACCGGTTTCGGCGCGCCGGGTTGTTGCATTTAAACCGGGTCAGAAGTTGCGGGCGCGTGTTGAAAAGGCGAAAGTGAGTCAATAA
- a CDS encoding C40 family peptidase, which produces MKRIKILFFVSSLVTLFACSSGNFKQENYAINYKGQIDDPIMAITLLSEQQYEWAGTPYVLGGKSRKGVDCSGFVQKTFFDRFNITLPRTTKDQAKYGKLVRKEDIQTGDLIFFKTGRGPNGYHVGIYVKDDKFLHASTKGGVIYSSMSSPFWNKTFWQVRRI; this is translated from the coding sequence ATGAAACGAATAAAAATATTATTTTTTGTATCAAGTCTAGTAACATTATTTGCGTGTTCCTCTGGAAATTTCAAACAAGAGAATTATGCAATTAATTATAAAGGTCAGATTGATGATCCTATCATGGCAATTACTTTGCTGAGTGAACAACAATATGAATGGGCGGGAACACCTTATGTTTTAGGAGGGAAGTCCCGTAAAGGTGTAGATTGTTCGGGATTTGTTCAAAAAACCTTCTTTGATCGATTTAATATTACCTTGCCTAGAACCACAAAAGATCAGGCTAAATATGGAAAGTTAGTTCGTAAAGAAGATATTCAAACCGGTGATTTAATCTTCTTTAAAACAGGTCGCGGGCCAAATGGGTACCATGTGGGGATTTATGTGAAAGATGATAAATTTCTTCATGCTTCCACAAAAGGCGGGGTAATTTATTCCTCAATGAGTTCACCGTTTTGGAATAAAACTTTTTGGCAAGTAAGACGAATTTAG
- the metF gene encoding methylenetetrahydrofolate reductase — protein sequence MSYAKEINNLNQNIADFNKKINISFEFFPPKNEKMENMLWESILRLKVLEPKFVSVTYGANSGERDRTHSIVKAIKQETGLVAAPHLTGIDATPEELKQIAKDYWNSGIRHIVALRGDEPKGYEKKPFYASDLVELLRSVADFDISVAAYPEVHPEAKSAQADLINLKRKIDAGANHVITQFFFDIDSYLRFRDRCASIGIEAEIVPGILPVTNFKQLQKMASFTNVKIPTWLTKAYEGLEDDPATRNLVAASVAMDMVKILSSEGVTDFHFYTLNRSELTYAICHMLGVRPKS from the coding sequence ATGAGCTATGCAAAAGAAATCAATAATTTGAATCAAAACATTGCTGACTTTAATAAAAAGATCAACATTTCTTTTGAATTTTTTCCACCCAAAAATGAAAAAATGGAAAATATGCTGTGGGAATCAATTCTACGTTTAAAAGTACTGGAACCTAAATTTGTTTCTGTCACCTATGGCGCAAATTCCGGCGAACGGGATCGTACACACAGCATTGTAAAAGCCATTAAACAGGAAACAGGGTTGGTCGCAGCCCCTCACCTGACCGGTATTGATGCAACGCCGGAAGAATTAAAACAAATTGCTAAGGATTATTGGAACAGTGGTATCCGTCATATTGTTGCCTTACGCGGTGATGAGCCGAAAGGTTATGAAAAAAAACCTTTTTATGCTTCAGATTTAGTAGAGCTACTCCGCTCTGTGGCTGATTTTGATATTTCCGTTGCAGCTTATCCTGAAGTTCACCCTGAAGCAAAATCCGCACAGGCAGATTTAATCAACTTGAAACGAAAAATTGATGCCGGTGCAAATCATGTTATTACTCAATTTTTCTTTGATATTGATAGTTATCTACGTTTCCGTGATCGTTGTGCTTCTATTGGTATTGAAGCTGAAATTGTGCCGGGTATCTTACCCGTTACAAACTTCAAACAACTTCAAAAAATGGCTTCTTTCACAAATGTAAAAATTCCGACTTGGTTAACAAAAGCCTACGAAGGATTAGAGGATGATCCCGCCACACGTAATCTTGTTGCGGCAAGTGTAGCAATGGATATGGTAAAAATTTTATCCAGCGAAGGGGTAACGGATTTCCATTTCTATACACTAAATCGAAGTGAATTAACCTACGCCATTTGCCATATGCTGGGTGTTCGTCCAAAATCTTAA
- the rplM gene encoding 50S ribosomal protein L13: MKTFVAKPETVKRDWYVVDATGKTLGRLATELASRLRGKHKAEYTPHVDTGDYIIVINADKVAVTGRKETDKLYYWHTGYVGGIKQATFKEMIARRPEAVIEIAVKGMLPKGPLGRAMFRKLKVYAGAEHQHAAQQPQVLDI; encoded by the coding sequence ATGAAAACTTTTGTAGCAAAACCGGAAACGGTTAAACGCGACTGGTACGTAGTAGATGCGACAGGTAAAACTTTAGGTCGTTTAGCGACTGAATTAGCAAGTCGTCTTCGTGGTAAACACAAGGCTGAGTACACTCCACACGTAGATACCGGTGATTACATCATCGTTATCAATGCCGATAAAGTGGCAGTAACCGGTCGTAAAGAAACAGATAAACTTTACTACTGGCATACCGGCTATGTAGGTGGTATCAAACAAGCGACTTTTAAAGAAATGATCGCACGCCGTCCTGAAGCAGTGATTGAAATTGCGGTTAAAGGTATGTTGCCGAAAGGTCCATTAGGTCGCGCAATGTTCCGTAAATTAAAAGTATATGCAGGTGCTGAACATCAACACGCTGCACAACAACCACAAGTTTTAGATATTTAA
- the rpsI gene encoding 30S ribosomal protein S9: protein MAENQNYGTGRRKSSSARVFIKPGSGKITINQRELDVYFGRETARMVVRQPLELVELTDKLDLYITVKGGGVSGQAGAIRHGITRALIEYDETLRPALRAAGFVTRDARRVERKKVGLHKARRRPQYSKR, encoded by the coding sequence ATGGCAGAGAATCAAAACTACGGCACAGGTCGCCGCAAAAGCTCTTCAGCTCGTGTATTTATCAAACCGGGCAGTGGTAAAATCACTATCAACCAACGTGAATTAGACGTTTACTTCGGTCGCGAAACTGCGCGCATGGTGGTGCGTCAACCGTTAGAATTGGTTGAATTAACTGATAAATTAGACTTGTACATCACAGTTAAAGGTGGTGGTGTTTCCGGTCAAGCGGGTGCAATCCGTCATGGTATCACTCGTGCGTTAATTGAGTATGATGAAACGTTACGCCCGGCACTTCGTGCTGCAGGCTTCGTTACTCGTGATGCTCGTCGTGTTGAACGTAAAAAAGTGGGTTTACACAAGGCACGTCGTCGTCCGCAATACTCAAAACGTTAA
- the sspA gene encoding stringent starvation protein SspA, giving the protein MSNASSKRSIMTLFSNKDDIYCHQVKIVLAEKGVAYENEEVDPHSLSEDLMELNPYGTLPTLVDRDLVLFNSRIIMEYLDERFPHPPLMPVYPIARGKTRLLMLRIEQDWYPALLKAEKGSEIERAEILKHLKEELLAVSPIFQQMPYFMSEEFSLVDCYVAPLLWKLKQFGIEFTGAGSKALKGYMDRVFSRDSFLQSVGEAAPKNLMDDK; this is encoded by the coding sequence ATGTCCAATGCATCAAGTAAACGTTCTATCATGACACTTTTTTCAAATAAAGATGATATTTACTGTCATCAAGTGAAAATTGTATTAGCGGAGAAGGGCGTAGCTTATGAAAATGAAGAAGTTGATCCGCATTCTTTATCAGAGGATTTAATGGAATTAAATCCTTATGGTACTTTGCCTACATTAGTTGATCGTGATTTAGTGTTGTTTAATTCACGTATTATTATGGAATATCTGGACGAACGTTTTCCTCACCCTCCGCTTATGCCTGTTTATCCTATTGCCCGTGGTAAAACCCGTCTTTTAATGCTGCGTATTGAGCAAGATTGGTATCCGGCATTATTAAAAGCTGAAAAGGGTAGTGAAATAGAACGTGCAGAAATTTTAAAACATTTAAAAGAAGAATTGTTAGCTGTTTCGCCTATTTTCCAACAAATGCCTTATTTTATGAGTGAAGAGTTTAGCTTAGTCGATTGTTATGTCGCGCCATTATTATGGAAACTAAAACAATTCGGTATTGAATTTACCGGTGCGGGCAGTAAAGCATTAAAAGGTTATATGGATCGCGTATTTAGTCGTGATTCGTTTTTACAATCAGTCGGTGAGGCCGCACCTAAAAATTTAATGGATGATAAGTAA
- a CDS encoding ClpXP protease specificity-enhancing factor, producing MDYKFSPKRPYLLRAYYDWLVDNDFTPYLVVDATYWGVNVPSEYVKDGQIVLNLSTNATGNLQLTNDFIQFNARFKGVSRELYIPMGAVLAIYARENGDGVMFEPEAIYDELNGEPDTDQPNDFTEVVDKPKAVKKKSITKSASHLRIVD from the coding sequence ATGGATTATAAATTCTCTCCAAAGCGACCTTATTTATTAAGGGCATATTATGATTGGCTCGTTGATAATGATTTTACACCTTATCTCGTCGTAGATGCGACCTACTGGGGGGTGAATGTGCCGAGTGAATATGTGAAAGACGGACAGATTGTATTAAATCTTTCCACCAATGCTACCGGAAATTTACAATTAACAAACGACTTCATTCAATTTAACGCCCGCTTTAAAGGTGTATCTCGCGAGCTCTATATTCCAATGGGGGCCGTGCTTGCTATTTACGCTCGTGAAAACGGCGATGGTGTGATGTTTGAACCGGAAGCCATTTATGATGAATTAAATGGTGAGCCGGATACGGATCAACCGAATGATTTTACAGAAGTTGTAGATAAACCAAAAGCGGTGAAAAAGAAATCGATTACTAAATCGGCATCACATTTAAGAATTGTTGATTAG